From Pelosinus fermentans DSM 17108, the proteins below share one genomic window:
- a CDS encoding DUF3006 domain-containing protein, whose product MKVLAVIDRFEGKKAVLMLGDEEVQVVWPRQSLPSEAQEGDFITMELQIDGEATIAAKAEAERLLKEILERNQEG is encoded by the coding sequence ATGAAGGTCTTAGCTGTAATCGATCGCTTTGAAGGGAAAAAAGCAGTATTGATGTTAGGTGATGAGGAAGTTCAAGTCGTATGGCCCCGCCAGAGTTTGCCAAGTGAAGCTCAAGAAGGGGATTTCATAACCATGGAGCTGCAGATAGATGGTGAGGCAACAATAGCAGCTAAGGCAGAAGCAGAACGATTATTAAAAGAAATACTGGAAAGAAATCAGGAAGGTTAA
- a CDS encoding bifunctional ADP-dependent NAD(P)H-hydrate dehydratase/NAD(P)H-hydrate epimerase, with protein sequence MKVITVAEMKDIERAAIEEYGIPGIVLMENAGVEVAGQIESILGNLHNKKISVFAGTGNNGGDGYVVARHLHNQGAKVKVFLIGSKTAVVGDALTNLQIITNMGIDILEVINQHDWDKVKIAMTFTDCLVDALLGTGFTGKLREHMVQVVECMNKMNKVIIAVDVPTGVDGDTGQIQSVAVKANYTITFALPKQGLLLYPGALYVGELYVADIGVPRLLVQNIAIQQNLITSGDVTNMLGKRQPDAHKGSCGKVLIVAGSRGLTGAAALSASAAMRSGAGTVNLGIAESLHDIMEMKVTEVMTSPLAEVSPGVLGEESFPELQRLSLHSDVVVIGPGLGRHEETMSLVRRVITTVERPLIIDADALNALIDHTSLLTEAKSVPILTPHPGEMARLVGLTAEEVNQDRIYIARQAAIEWGSIIILKGARTIVAFPDGEVYINSSGNAGMATGGAGDVLTGIIAGFVGQGLSSHEAALASVYIHGLAGDIVARNGMIGMIASDIIKALPAAIFGIQEND encoded by the coding sequence ATGAAAGTAATAACCGTTGCTGAAATGAAAGATATAGAAAGGGCAGCAATCGAAGAATATGGTATTCCTGGTATTGTTCTCATGGAGAATGCCGGCGTAGAAGTAGCTGGGCAAATTGAGAGTATACTAGGAAATTTACATAATAAAAAGATTTCTGTATTTGCTGGTACTGGAAATAATGGCGGTGATGGTTATGTAGTTGCTAGGCATCTTCATAACCAAGGGGCGAAAGTCAAAGTTTTTTTAATTGGCAGCAAAACGGCTGTAGTTGGTGATGCATTAACGAATTTACAAATCATTACCAATATGGGAATTGATATTTTAGAAGTAATCAATCAGCACGACTGGGATAAAGTAAAAATTGCTATGACCTTTACGGACTGTCTGGTAGATGCGCTGCTAGGGACAGGCTTTACTGGTAAACTTAGGGAGCACATGGTCCAGGTTGTAGAATGTATGAATAAAATGAATAAGGTTATTATTGCCGTAGATGTACCAACAGGTGTTGACGGCGATACAGGCCAGATTCAGAGTGTAGCGGTAAAAGCAAATTATACCATTACGTTTGCTCTGCCAAAGCAAGGACTTTTGTTATATCCGGGTGCTCTTTATGTTGGTGAACTGTACGTGGCTGATATTGGTGTTCCTAGATTATTGGTACAAAATATTGCAATTCAGCAGAATCTTATTACCAGCGGCGATGTGACAAACATGCTTGGCAAAAGACAGCCTGATGCCCATAAAGGAAGTTGTGGCAAAGTATTGATAGTGGCAGGTTCCAGAGGATTAACAGGTGCTGCTGCCCTGTCGGCAAGTGCTGCTATGCGCTCTGGTGCAGGCACAGTAAATTTAGGTATTGCTGAAAGCTTGCATGATATCATGGAAATGAAAGTAACAGAAGTCATGACCAGTCCGTTAGCTGAGGTGAGTCCAGGTGTTTTAGGAGAAGAGTCTTTTCCTGAACTTCAAAGACTTTCCCTGCATAGTGATGTAGTGGTAATTGGTCCTGGACTAGGGCGTCATGAAGAAACCATGTCACTTGTGCGCCGTGTGATTACGACAGTTGAAAGGCCTTTAATAATTGATGCAGATGCCTTAAATGCACTGATTGACCATACCTCTTTATTAACCGAGGCTAAGTCTGTACCGATACTAACGCCGCACCCTGGAGAGATGGCGCGGCTTGTCGGCTTAACTGCCGAAGAGGTCAATCAAGATCGCATATATATTGCCCGTCAGGCGGCAATTGAGTGGGGAAGTATTATTATTTTAAAAGGAGCACGTACAATAGTCGCATTTCCAGATGGTGAAGTATATATTAATAGTAGTGGTAATGCTGGTATGGCAACTGGCGGTGCTGGTGATGTGCTAACTGGAATCATTGCAGGATTTGTGGGCCAAGGCTTGTCAAGTCACGAAGCAGCATTGGCTAGTGTGTATATTCACGGTTTAGCTGGAGATATTGTCGCCAGAAATGGAATGATTGGTATGATCGCAAGTGATATCATTAAGGCATTGCCAGCAGCAATATTTGGTATTCAAGAAAATGATTAG
- the hydE gene encoding [FeFe] hydrogenase H-cluster radical SAM maturase HydE, producing the protein MAKIVDIINKAETIHSLTKEEIVDLLRCDEYDQQLFLAADRVRSQYVGDQVHLRGLIEFSNICQQNCFYCGLRKENTKVKRYKLTPDTIIDLANKAKSYNYKTVVLQSGESQSYTVADMQYIIKSIKALGLAITLSLGEKSRDEYQIYKEAGADRYLLRIETTNPKIYKELHPGMSFENRLRCLRDLKDLGYELGTGCLVGLPNQTMECLADDILFFKSLDADMIGLGPFIPNADTPLAQERGGTFNTSIKVMAITRLLLPDANIPATTAMETLDKNGRIIALQSGANVVMPNVTEGEYRKMYMLYPGKICVNDTPKHCVGCITGKIQGIGRHISTEFGFRPKQKINK; encoded by the coding sequence GTGGCAAAAATAGTAGATATAATCAATAAGGCTGAGACCATCCATTCTTTAACGAAAGAAGAGATTGTGGATTTGCTGCGATGTGATGAATATGATCAACAATTGTTTCTAGCCGCTGATAGAGTGCGTAGCCAATATGTGGGAGATCAAGTGCACTTGCGTGGTTTAATCGAATTCTCAAACATATGTCAACAGAATTGCTTTTATTGTGGGTTAAGAAAAGAAAATACCAAGGTGAAGCGGTATAAATTGACCCCAGATACGATTATTGATCTTGCTAATAAGGCTAAAAGCTATAATTATAAGACGGTTGTACTGCAATCTGGTGAAAGTCAGTCTTATACTGTGGCTGATATGCAATACATCATTAAGAGTATAAAGGCTTTAGGATTAGCCATTACTCTAAGTCTCGGCGAAAAAAGCAGAGATGAATATCAAATCTATAAAGAAGCCGGCGCAGATCGATATTTACTTAGAATCGAAACAACGAATCCAAAGATCTATAAAGAATTGCATCCAGGCATGAGTTTTGAAAATCGATTACGATGTTTACGAGATTTAAAAGATCTTGGATATGAGCTGGGGACAGGCTGTTTAGTAGGACTTCCGAATCAAACAATGGAATGTTTAGCAGATGATATTTTGTTTTTCAAATCATTAGATGCTGATATGATCGGGTTAGGGCCTTTTATTCCCAACGCTGATACACCGCTGGCGCAAGAGAGAGGGGGTACTTTTAACACAAGTATAAAAGTGATGGCGATTACTAGGCTGTTATTGCCTGATGCTAATATTCCAGCTACTACAGCTATGGAAACATTAGATAAAAATGGACGTATTATTGCCCTTCAAAGTGGCGCCAATGTAGTGATGCCTAATGTTACCGAAGGTGAATATCGAAAAATGTATATGTTATATCCAGGTAAAATTTGTGTTAATGATACTCCAAAACACTGCGTAGGCTGTATTACGGGAAAAATTCAAGGAATTGGCAGACATATCTCTACCGAATTTGGCTTTCGGCCAAAGCAAAAAATTAACAAATAA
- the motA gene encoding flagellar motor stator protein MotA, whose translation MELSTIIGIGLGFVAVGVGMVLKGASLAVLINPAAFLIIIAGTAACLLNAFPMEVLKNFPTLVKMLFKQPEFMSKSDMLKMFVELSQTARREGILALESRVEEVPDVFLKTGLSMVIDGLDPDFVGDVLEAEIQGMEERHRVGALIFSQAGSYAPTLGVLGAVVGLIAALGNLNDVDALGHSIAAAFVATLLGIFTGYVIWNPFANKLKIMSKKEVDVRKMMVEGILSLQAGDSPTAIEAKLKVFISQTEREQMKAKTEEA comes from the coding sequence GTGGAATTATCAACAATAATTGGTATTGGACTCGGATTTGTGGCTGTTGGCGTAGGGATGGTGCTTAAAGGTGCAAGTTTAGCAGTGTTAATAAATCCAGCGGCATTTTTAATTATTATTGCTGGTACGGCAGCTTGCTTATTGAATGCCTTTCCTATGGAAGTTCTTAAAAATTTTCCGACGCTTGTTAAAATGTTATTTAAACAACCTGAATTTATGTCAAAAAGTGACATGTTAAAGATGTTTGTGGAATTATCACAAACAGCTAGACGGGAAGGTATTCTAGCTTTGGAAAGTCGTGTGGAAGAAGTGCCGGATGTTTTTCTCAAAACTGGTTTGAGCATGGTAATTGATGGACTTGACCCAGATTTCGTGGGTGATGTGTTAGAAGCTGAGATTCAAGGAATGGAAGAACGTCATCGTGTCGGCGCGTTGATCTTTTCTCAGGCTGGTTCCTATGCTCCGACGCTGGGGGTACTTGGTGCAGTAGTTGGTTTGATTGCTGCATTAGGAAATCTCAATGACGTCGATGCTCTGGGACATTCTATTGCAGCTGCGTTTGTTGCTACCTTGCTTGGGATCTTTACAGGGTATGTAATCTGGAATCCGTTTGCAAATAAGTTAAAGATCATGTCAAAAAAAGAAGTTGATGTAAGAAAAATGATGGTTGAAGGAATACTGTCCTTGCAGGCAGGAGATTCTCCTACTGCGATTGAAGCCAAGCTGAAGGTGTTTATTTCCCAAACAGAAAGGGAGCAGATGAAGGCTAAAACGGAGGAAGCATAA
- a CDS encoding xanthine phosphoribosyltransferase → MELLKKRIQSDGLVLNDSLLKVDSFLNQQIDPDLMLKIGEEFAHRFQGEQITKILTIESSGIAVSVMAGLALKIPVVFARKKKSVTINEDVYYTKVYSFTKQESNDIIVSKQFLQEDDHVLIIDDFLANGEAAAGLAEIVHQANARVVGIGIVIEKSFQPGAKKLMDAGYRVESLARIASFSNGQVLFL, encoded by the coding sequence ATGGAATTATTAAAAAAACGGATTCAATCTGACGGACTGGTCCTAAATGATTCATTGCTCAAAGTGGACTCTTTCCTAAACCAACAAATTGATCCTGATCTTATGCTGAAAATAGGTGAAGAGTTTGCTCACCGCTTCCAAGGAGAGCAAATTACTAAAATATTGACGATTGAATCCTCTGGAATTGCAGTATCTGTGATGGCAGGTTTAGCGCTTAAGATACCAGTGGTTTTTGCCAGAAAGAAAAAATCGGTTACGATCAATGAAGATGTATATTATACAAAAGTTTATTCCTTTACGAAACAAGAGAGCAATGACATTATTGTTTCAAAGCAATTTCTGCAAGAAGACGATCATGTGTTAATTATTGATGACTTTCTAGCTAATGGAGAGGCTGCTGCCGGTTTGGCTGAGATTGTCCATCAAGCTAATGCAAGGGTTGTTGGAATCGGCATTGTAATCGAGAAATCCTTCCAGCCTGGCGCCAAAAAATTAATGGATGCTGGCTACCGAGTGGAATCCTTAGCCCGCATCGCCTCTTTTTCCAACGGCCAGGTATTATTTTTATAA
- a CDS encoding CopG family ribbon-helix-helix protein, with product MNVVLTGGGEGVAELRRIMISIPNSLLQEVDGIIAIEKLSRSQFVRDAMRLCIEERRRKEIYDKMRKGYQEMAGINLTLAEEGLLADADLFEMPTLLAERE from the coding sequence ATGAATGTTGTGTTAACTGGCGGGGGTGAAGGCGTGGCAGAATTGAGGCGTATTATGATTAGTATCCCGAATAGCTTGCTTCAAGAAGTAGATGGTATTATTGCAATTGAAAAATTAAGCCGTAGTCAATTTGTGCGTGATGCCATGCGACTGTGTATTGAAGAGCGTAGACGTAAGGAAATATATGATAAAATGCGTAAGGGATATCAGGAGATGGCTGGGATTAATCTGACATTAGCAGAGGAAGGCTTGCTAGCTGATGCAGATCTATTTGAAATGCCTACCCTACTGGCGGAGCGTGAATAA
- a CDS encoding type II toxin-antitoxin system PemK/MazF family toxin → MVVKRGDIYYANLSPVVGSEQGGHRPVLVIQNDVGNKYSPTIIVVAITSQISKAKLPTHVEINSKQSNLEKDSVILLEQLRTIDKRRLKEKVSHLSEDIMSMVDESIKVSLGLVEV, encoded by the coding sequence ATGGTCGTAAAACGTGGAGATATTTATTATGCCAATTTAAGTCCGGTAGTGGGTTCGGAACAAGGAGGGCATCGTCCCGTTTTGGTCATCCAAAATGATGTTGGTAATAAATATAGTCCGACCATTATCGTAGTAGCCATTACTTCGCAGATTTCGAAGGCTAAGCTGCCGACTCATGTGGAAATCAACTCAAAACAATCGAATTTGGAAAAAGATTCTGTGATTCTATTAGAACAACTGCGCACCATTGATAAGCGTCGTTTAAAAGAAAAGGTTTCTCATTTGAGTGAAGATATCATGTCTATGGTTGATGAATCAATTAAAGTAAGTTTAGGGTTGGTTGAGGTATAA
- a CDS encoding FAD-dependent oxidoreductase has protein sequence MLKHWYQAKKIVESEKKSNIEIDTSNVKKYDVVVVGAGPAGASAAYFMAKQGLDVLLLERGPFPGAKICGGTSLIAEHTHKLFPNFWDECQCERIVMQQAYWIMTEDSLLSTSFQSLKFTAAPYNRFTVKRRVLYQWLVDKAISAGVTFQCNYKVSEVLFDGSQAIGVQISPPQKKQFFADIIVLADGANSMVAEKSNLIPRVSPQNISLYVKETIVLPANVIEERFQLAYGYGSIIGLLGYPTAGFNGTSSIHTFQDSININVGMTISDFSISGIRPYELLSRIKNHPFIRPLLVGGTVVEYGASVIPEGGYYAIPEIVHPGLMIIGDAASLVNGTHGINLAMWSGFFAAQAAYESKKKRDFSAKKLFLYRTLLDESFVMQDLKANAKIAKLQQDLPYLFDLYSKIANETAFQVSKVYTMPKKAKRIFIFKKITSMQPLLKMASDIWKVIKVVRG, from the coding sequence ATGTTAAAACACTGGTATCAAGCTAAAAAAATAGTAGAAAGCGAAAAGAAAAGCAATATTGAGATTGATACTAGCAATGTGAAAAAATATGACGTTGTTGTAGTAGGGGCGGGGCCAGCAGGTGCTAGTGCTGCCTACTTCATGGCGAAACAAGGTCTTGATGTGCTGCTTCTCGAGCGTGGTCCATTTCCTGGTGCAAAAATTTGTGGTGGAACTTCTTTAATTGCTGAACATACTCACAAGCTGTTTCCAAATTTCTGGGATGAATGCCAATGTGAGCGCATTGTAATGCAGCAGGCATATTGGATTATGACAGAGGATTCTTTATTATCCACTTCTTTTCAAAGTTTGAAATTTACAGCTGCCCCCTATAACCGTTTTACAGTAAAACGCAGAGTTCTTTATCAATGGCTTGTGGATAAAGCCATATCCGCCGGTGTAACCTTTCAATGCAACTATAAGGTTTCAGAAGTGCTCTTTGATGGCAGCCAGGCAATCGGAGTACAAATATCACCACCGCAAAAAAAACAGTTTTTTGCAGATATTATTGTTTTAGCTGATGGTGCCAATTCTATGGTTGCTGAAAAATCAAACCTAATCCCTAGAGTCTCACCTCAAAATATATCTCTTTATGTGAAAGAAACCATTGTTTTACCTGCCAACGTCATTGAAGAACGATTTCAGCTAGCCTATGGTTATGGCAGTATAATTGGTTTACTAGGATATCCTACTGCTGGCTTTAATGGCACAAGTTCTATACATACATTTCAAGATAGCATTAATATTAATGTGGGAATGACGATTTCTGATTTTTCCATTTCCGGTATTCGTCCTTATGAGCTTTTAAGCCGTATCAAGAATCATCCGTTTATTCGGCCGCTTCTCGTGGGGGGGACAGTAGTAGAATACGGTGCATCCGTAATTCCCGAGGGCGGTTATTATGCCATTCCTGAAATTGTCCATCCTGGTTTAATGATCATTGGTGATGCAGCTTCCCTTGTGAACGGTACTCATGGTATCAATCTGGCAATGTGGTCAGGATTCTTTGCTGCCCAGGCGGCTTATGAGAGTAAAAAAAAGAGAGATTTCTCAGCAAAAAAACTATTTTTGTACCGTACATTGCTGGATGAGAGTTTTGTCATGCAGGATCTAAAAGCGAATGCAAAGATTGCCAAATTACAGCAGGATCTTCCGTATTTATTTGATTTATATAGTAAAATCGCAAATGAAACTGCATTTCAGGTTTCCAAAGTATATACGATGCCCAAAAAAGCAAAACGCATATTTATCTTTAAGAAAATAACCAGTATGCAGCCTTTGCTTAAAATGGCGAGTGACATTTGGAAGGTGATAAAGGTGGTTCGAGGATGA
- a CDS encoding flagellar motor protein MotB encodes MSRRKKHHEAHHEEHMDESWLIPYADILTLLLALFIVLFATAQVDQKKFDNMAYAFNTAFSGSPSIFDNNRAITPELNTAIPDQQAVEGTMGQEQLQETVQLSELKRQIDHYIQENKLTGDLNTILTEDGLMIRIKDSALFTSGRADLRPESLRVGEEIAKVLLPLSQKIVISGHTDSIPINTSEFPSNWELSSKRAINFMKFILSSEKSLQPERFSAIGYGQYRPLEANDTIDGRAKNRRVEVLIMRNFRK; translated from the coding sequence ATGTCTAGAAGGAAGAAACATCATGAAGCTCATCATGAAGAACATATGGATGAATCTTGGCTCATTCCTTATGCTGATATATTAACTTTACTGCTGGCATTATTTATCGTATTGTTTGCCACAGCGCAAGTCGATCAAAAGAAATTTGATAATATGGCCTATGCTTTTAATACTGCTTTTAGTGGAAGTCCTTCGATTTTCGATAATAATCGAGCAATTACTCCTGAATTAAATACTGCAATACCTGACCAGCAGGCCGTTGAAGGTACTATGGGGCAGGAACAGCTGCAAGAGACTGTGCAGCTTTCGGAATTAAAAAGACAGATTGACCATTATATTCAAGAGAATAAATTGACTGGTGATTTAAATACAATACTTACGGAAGATGGGCTAATGATTCGTATTAAAGACTCTGCTTTATTTACATCAGGACGTGCGGATTTACGTCCCGAATCTTTGCGTGTTGGTGAGGAAATAGCTAAGGTATTGCTTCCGTTGAGTCAGAAGATTGTTATTTCAGGACATACAGATAGTATACCGATCAATACTTCTGAATTTCCTTCAAATTGGGAGCTTAGCTCCAAACGAGCGATTAACTTTATGAAATTTATCCTATCTAGTGAAAAAAGTTTACAGCCTGAGCGCTTTAGTGCTATTGGATATGGGCAATATCGTCCCCTTGAGGCAAATGATACAATTGATGGGCGAGCGAAAAATCGACGAGTTGAAGTACTTATCATGAGAAACTTTAGGAAATGA
- a CDS encoding ComEC/Rec2 family competence protein translates to MGRKWFGVLLVTLAMLVAAGCVKDRVANVSQGQTTSPLTVKVLDIGQGDAILIRTAGQTVLVDTGDTGTKEKLAAYIKKEGITTIDKVIITHPHADHLGGMSAILDNFKVNQIYDSGQTTTTVLYRKYLSLVQSRKIPFSVLTAGTEIAITNDVKLKILAPEKPFIKDSELNNNSIVAKLVYHDFSMLLTGDAEKESEERMWKKYKKELKSTILKAGHHGSNTSSSLSFLKAVNPEAAIISVGANNEYHHPHPSTLKKYGEAKMKIYRTDLDGTVTINSDGTTYTITKER, encoded by the coding sequence ATGGGACGTAAATGGTTTGGGGTGCTCCTGGTAACCCTTGCTATGCTGGTAGCAGCAGGATGTGTTAAAGACAGAGTTGCAAATGTCAGTCAAGGACAGACAACTTCTCCTCTGACTGTAAAGGTGTTAGATATTGGGCAAGGAGATGCTATTTTAATTCGGACAGCAGGACAAACTGTACTGGTTGATACGGGAGATACTGGTACGAAAGAAAAATTAGCAGCGTACATAAAAAAGGAAGGAATTACAACCATTGATAAGGTGATTATTACGCATCCTCATGCGGATCATTTGGGCGGGATGTCGGCTATTTTAGATAATTTTAAAGTAAATCAAATTTATGACAGCGGGCAAACAACGACAACGGTATTGTATCGTAAATATTTATCTTTAGTGCAAAGCAGGAAGATACCTTTTTCAGTTCTAACTGCCGGCACAGAAATTGCTATTACAAATGATGTAAAACTAAAAATTTTAGCACCAGAAAAACCATTTATAAAAGACTCAGAGTTAAATAATAACTCTATCGTAGCAAAATTGGTGTATCATGATTTTTCCATGTTGCTAACAGGCGATGCAGAAAAGGAATCAGAAGAACGTATGTGGAAAAAGTATAAAAAAGAACTGAAAAGTACGATTTTAAAAGCTGGACATCATGGCAGCAATACATCTTCATCCCTTTCCTTCTTAAAAGCCGTAAATCCTGAGGCTGCCATTATTTCAGTAGGTGCGAATAATGAGTATCATCATCCTCATCCTTCTACATTAAAGAAATATGGTGAGGCTAAAATGAAAATATATCGTACGGATTTAGATGGTACGGTGACAATCAACAGCGATGGTACAACCTATACCATAACAAAGGAGAGGTAA
- the acpS gene encoding holo-ACP synthase, which yields MIIGTGIDIIEINRIKDAITRQSFIDKVFTLQEQQYCESRGMQKASSYAARFAGKEAVMKAFGTGMAGGRLKDIEIILDDKGCPHVNLSGQFGALAKSMGVSMTYISLTHAREYAAAQVILWGGK from the coding sequence GTGATTATTGGTACTGGAATTGACATTATTGAAATCAATCGTATAAAAGATGCTATTACGCGCCAATCTTTTATAGACAAAGTATTCACCCTGCAGGAACAGCAATACTGTGAAAGTCGGGGTATGCAAAAAGCGTCTTCTTATGCAGCACGATTTGCTGGTAAGGAAGCAGTCATGAAAGCCTTTGGAACAGGAATGGCAGGTGGAAGACTTAAGGATATTGAAATTATTCTTGATGATAAAGGTTGCCCGCATGTAAATTTAAGCGGACAATTTGGCGCTTTAGCTAAAAGTATGGGGGTTAGTATGACATATATATCATTGACACATGCGCGAGAATATGCGGCTGCCCAGGTCATTTTATGGGGAGGAAAATAA
- a CDS encoding ferredoxin family protein, translating into MNQFDEQLAVIRFQPDEEWQHVLILDDAICQKCRAKQCLTFCPSGVFRESTEAKQPLMVLYKQCVECGGCRLICDNIDFSYPKGGYGVTFLEG; encoded by the coding sequence ATGAATCAATTCGATGAGCAGCTAGCAGTGATTCGTTTTCAGCCTGATGAAGAGTGGCAGCATGTGCTGATTCTAGATGATGCCATTTGCCAGAAATGCAGGGCAAAGCAATGCTTGACCTTTTGTCCGTCAGGTGTATTTAGAGAAAGTACAGAAGCCAAACAGCCTCTTATGGTTTTGTATAAACAATGTGTAGAATGTGGTGGATGCCGTTTAATTTGTGATAATATTGATTTCTCTTATCCGAAAGGCGGGTATGGGGTTACTTTTTTAGAAGGGTGA